tttttatgaGAAGTTTTAAGTTACTAAATGAACTTTTCATGCTAATTCAAAGCACAAAATGCTGTGTATTAGTGGTGGGGATTTTTCAGTGACTTGCTGCAGTTTACATTAAAAGGGCGCGCGTTAAACAGACGGAACACAGAGAGAGGCGAGCGAGACAATATTCAGCACAAAAACATTCATTGTGCTGAAATATCTGTTGTTTAACATTCATATTTAGGTTTAAAAGTGAACACGACGTGCAAGTAATTTATGAGAGTAGGAACTGTGAAGGGAAAGCAGTGTGTAATTGTCagaatataaatatcagttgcttttacaagataaaaaaatgactgactgTGATTAAAGAGCATGCAACGTGTGTTCCTACAGTgattttattcatctttattatctttattgTTTCAATATTCACTATATAACTTACAGTgattaacacatttattaaaactaatttatataAGGTTTTTAACCAGTTTTGCTCTTAACTAACAATGTTGGTATAACTAAACAATTTTATTAGCTTTCTGTATTGGTTAGACCTCCAATATGCTTAAGTTTTTTACTAACAGCTGTAAGCtatttttaatgatataatatataattattgctgttatcTGTGGAAGAAAGGCAGAAATAATTGTCAAGTacattatagtgtttttttattcagatacctaattagtcaaaaagtacataaacaaTGCCAGCAAGCATGTGAGCTGTTATCAAAGGCAAAGGAggccatttttgttattatgttaataaatacgatttagttgtttcagtttgttatttgtccaaaaattacaataaaatttgtataatattttttgacagattcctaaaatatttctgtcttacgacaggtggtctaataaattaagtactgtatgttttcatagcattcagCTGGTACATTTGTTTTAAGGACATCGGGCAGAATGTGCAATGGTGTGCTTTtgtcagtaaaattaaaataaagaaaatagggTGTTTAATCCGgttaatcgaaaaaataatcagCCAGCTAATcgattataaaaataatggttagttgcagccctagttcATCTAATTTCAGACATCAATGAATGTGTGAATGGCAGTGTTGAATGTGGTCCTAATACAACATGTGTTAATACTGAAGGAGGTTATTACTGCACATGTGAAGCTGGCTTTTTGACCATCTGTTTGATTGCAGTCTAAGGTCAGAGTTTTCAGTtgacatgtttttgtttattatctgtCCCTAAATTACAGACAAAGATGAATGCAAAGATCCcagtttttgtggaaaacatgcaTCATGTCATAACACTGCTGGAGGTTTCTACTGCATCTGTGAAGCTGGATTCAGACTAAAGTCAGGAGGAACTATCTTCAATGATACAAGTGAACTCTGTGAGAGTAAGTCCTTTAAAAGCATTCAAGTTCACATTTTGACTAATTTAAGTTTAGGCTTGTTTTTGAGAAATCAAAATGCTGTTTTGGTGTTGTTGAAGGTGTATGTGATGTTGATAAATCTATATGTGGAGCAGAAGTctgcaaaaacagtaaaaacggTCATGAATTTTGtttatagttttgttttgtttgttttttagatcTTATGTCTGACGTATTATTAACTGCGATAAAAGCATCCCAGGTACAGCATAACTTTTACCTGATTACTGTTACAGAATACTTCAGTCATTCAAAATTACCCAGAATTCTGATTTCTCTTTTCTGTTTTAGCTATTTCCAGAGTTCACAAATCTGGCCTCTTTGATGACCAACATCAGTCAGATACTGAATCAGAGTGAACCTGTCAGAATGAAGGACTTTACAAAACAAGACGGAAAAAGTTTTTTGCAGGTGATAAATCAGTCCGATTTGTAAATTAGTTTTATTGCAAAAATACACAAGTTTGGCTAAATATATAACCTTGTGAAAAAAgcacatcaattaaaaaaataataataatttacattcttttatacaataatatttgcagattatataatattaattttaaaagaagtcCACTTAAGTGTACCTACAGAGGCTTTCATGActttttcttaacacacttaagcaaaaaaaagtgcactttgtgatgtttaattaaattttctattgtcagaaaaataaacaaagacataaAAATATGACATTAGAGTTTACCATAAATGCACTTAAGTTCAATAAGCTCAGATGAGTGCTTATACTTAAACACTGCATCGATCCACAAATCTCTCTCATTTTCCCCACTCATACAGGCATTTCAGAATGCTCTCGATGATCTGCTTCGTGGTGGCTTCAGTGCTGATAGTGCTAAGGTCTCAGCGTTGTTTAGTATTGTGGAAAGCATGCTAAAACTGATAGGACATCTGCAGTCAGAAAGCCTGACCAGGAGAGAAAGCGCTACAACTGGTAAGACCAAAATATTACATGTCAGTATCATACATCCACTTCACTGAATTCAGTCTTacatttgtaatgtgttttttttttttttttcatttcagatgTGGAGCTGTTAGTAATGAGGGGCAATTCTCCACCTGAGGGTGATTTCATGATGAAAACTAGTGGAGCACAATTAACCTCCCACTGGGAAACAGCAACAGGAAATACATACCTCGGTATATATTCCTAATTTATTTAacagagtaaataataataataataatagaagttacttttttattattcgacagtataatacattttttactttctttGTGCATCAACCAGGCTTCACGACTGCAGCTCTCCTCAGCTACAATGGTCTGGAGGAATCACTCAATGGCTTTTTTGACCATTTACAGACACAGAAAAATGAAACTTTCAAGATCAATTCAAAAGTAGTGACCGCCACTGTTAGCAACAAAGAGACAAACAGTCTAACGACACcagttaatttcacattttatcacTTGAAGGTATGGAACAATTCTCTCAATGCACCACATATAATGTGTTTCATCATTATGATACACTATCAATTAACAATTCTTCACGTACATTTCCCCCAAGGAAAATAATGAGAAGcaaaggcctgtgtgtgtgttttgggatcCTGAGCTGGACGGGGGCGCGTGGTCAACGTGGGGCTGCACTACAGTGAGCTTCAGTCCCGATCAGACCGTCTGCTCCTGTTCTCACCTCAGCAGCTTTGCTGTACTTATGGCTCTCTATGATATTGGGGTTTGTATTCTTACTTCTGTCACCAAAACTTGAGCACATCATAAAAGTTCAACTATtaagacaaaattatttttatgcacaaatttttttttttttttaaagataaatattaTGGGCCAGTTTGGGACAATTTAGCATTTCTACGGGTGATTTACTAACgagcaaattaaagaacacagacgcaacatctcatttacatatcaACCAATACAATAAGTGCAGTAAAAACATAAAGAAGCCCTAAAGAAGACATAAAGAAGCCATAGTTCGTTGAAAAGAACCGGAGACCAAAAATGAAGGGTTTTGCAAGAAATTTGACAGAGCTGGTATTGCGTAACTCCAAGTTGAGGATCCCACGTGGTCTTTTATTTCCTGAAGTACCAGTAATACTATTAATACTACTATTAAAAATTctagtaattaaatatttgcttAGTTATCTCCCTCTAATTTGTTGTAGATCATTATGCTAGCTCAGATGTTTAACATTAGTCTCATCATGTTCCTTCATGTGCAAATGCTGCTTTGCAAAGTCACTAACTCGCTACCTAAGCTTGCAGACGCAGCCAATGATATAATTTAGGAGGATAGCCATTCAGGATTGTGGGCgagggtcaaaggtcacaccCTGAAAAACTGCAATGACTTTTAATGATATGTGCAGTGCAACAGAGGAATAAAATGCATGCAGCAAAAGAGAGAAGAATACTTAACGTGCTCAAACAAATCTTTTAAGGAGACTCTTTGTTTTCTCTTTAACTAGGATGTGTACGAGCTGCGTGTGATCACACTGGTGGGACTGTCGCTGTCTCTGATCTGCTTCCTCATCTGCATTGTCACGTTTTATTTCGTGCGATCCATCCAGAGCACCCGCAACACCATCCACCTGCACCTGTGCATCAGCCTCTTCATCGCCTACTTTGTGTTCCTCGTGGGCATCTCCCGCACAGAGAATAAGGTGAACTGCAGCTTCACACAGGGTCAGGTTTGTCCGGGTCTGATAATAAACATCCTGAGTGTTCATCACTTCCTGTCCTTCAGGTGGGCTGTTCAGTCGTTGCAGGTATTCTGCACTACTTCTTCCTGGCTTCCTTCTGCTGGATGTGTCTGGAAGGAGTGCAGCTCTTCCGCATGGTGGTGCTGGTCTTCAACACAACGCTGAGACCCGTCTATATGTTTGCCGCTGGTTATGGAGTTCCTGCTGTAATCGTGGCCATTTCAGCCTCAGTGAACGCAAGTGGATATGGCACCGAAAAGTAGTGAGTTTTAGACATTACTGATGTCTTTGCAGATGCTAATTAGAATTTCAGGCTGGTTTCTGATGATATTAAGATGTTTTTCTTTATCTGTAGCTGTTGGCTCAACATCGAAGATGGCTTCATCTGGAGCTTTTATGGGCCAGTTTGTGTCATAATTATTGTAAGTACCTTTTAACATGGCACTTTCCACAAATGTGTACTTTTAAACAGCATACTGTGTGCTATTTTTGGAAAGTGCCACATTAATAGCCATCAAAAACCTCTTAAAAGAAATCTAAAGAATGACAGATGTTGTTTAAACTTAACGTTTTGTCTGTTCTTTCCAGGTGAATGTACTATTCTTCCTCATAACAATATCGAAGCTGGCAGAAAAGTTTTCCTCCCTCAACCCAGACTTAGACAGTCTGCACAAAATCAAGTGAGAAACGTTATTAAACCCTCGCTACCAATCCAAGTTTGGAATAATTttgattttgttcatgtttttgaatGACGTGTCTTATGCACTTATGCTTTTAGTATTTGAAGCAGGTCTTTATCTCCACCTACAGGGCATTTACGATTACTGCAATCGCTCAGCTGTGCATCCTTGGCATCATGTGGGTGTTTGGCTGTTTTCAGTTTAATGAAAACACTGTGGTAATGTCATACATCTTCACCATACTAAGCAGCCTGCAGGGGGTGCTGATGTTCATCATGCACTGCTGGCTCGCAAAACAAGTGAGTCCTGTTCATCTCCTTACAAAGATGTGTTAACAAAAATTGCCAATTCAGCATATTAACTTAttagcacaaaacacaagatgcatctttttaaatacaaatgcaaactaatctaaaacaaaaacacacacaccaacaatGTTTCTATTTTTGGGGTGATTTCTGCTATATAAAGATGTGAGATCTTTCAGAGAGTATTTGCATTAGTTGACTTCAAAGTTCGTAAACACAGACTAAAAGCCGCTAAACTCTCTTAAACACATTTGTtatgatcatattttcatgatcGTAACAATGCACTTGCTGTTGTGTGTGACTAATGTCTCTGTGATTTCCTGACAGGTGAGAGAGGAGTATGCCAAATTCCTGTCCTGTATCTGCACACCACACAAGAGGAAATATTCAGAGTTCACCTCAAACCAATCAAGCAAACCGCAGGTAAACTCAGTCTCAAAGAGGAGCCGTCAGCTCTTGCTAAGTGAATGTGTGCATGCTAAAGGAATAGGAAAATTCACCCTCAGGCTGTCCAAGacgcagatgagtttgtttcttcatgggaacattacatcacttcctcaccagtggatcctttgAAGTGAACGGGTGCCTTGAAagaaaacaaattcatcattaaaagTGTTTTACCATTGTTTCTGCCTAAAATATCCTCTGTCCATAATATTACTTTCTATTGTGGACTGGTATTTTGgcgtgtaatgacactgtttaagttaaaatgccttaatgatgaatttgtttggtacaaacatgcagcttttcactttgcaGGATGCTAACTGATAAATTAGAGTGgaatggattattgtgatgtttttatcagctgtttagactctcattctgacggcacccattcactccatagGATCCATAGGttagcaagtaatgtaatgctaaattcttccaaatctgttctgatgaagaaacaaactcatttatttATATCCTGGGTGGTCTGAGGGGGGATACTTTTTCAATAAACTttcttttttggctgaactattcctttaagattttgagattattaaatgtgtttactTGCTGCTTTGACATGATCCTCAATCAGGTCATGAGTTGAAGTGTACTCATTACAATAATTACACGGATGTCAAAGATCACATACTAACTGCACGCTCAGAAGGAAAATAGCTTTTCTCATTTGCAAGTTTCTAAATGCTTAAGAAGAGAGGTGATGAACACTGAAGCAAACTGAGCTGTGTGTTTTCCAATAATAATTATAGTTGTGACTGTGAATATAAATGAGCTAAACAAATCGTCTGACTGCCTGCACTCTTTTCACAGGCCTCCAGGAGCGATACTCACACCGGTGAATCACACATTTAAGAGGTTATTTCCACAGGACCATTCAATTTTCCATCTGTTTGCAAGTTGGAGTGTCACATTATTTCTCTGTCTGCTTACTGTGAAAATATTCATACATTGTATTTGGGGAATTCTTCTTTTAGGGGACCCTTCTCTTCCATCGTTTTATAaagaaaatgttaacattttttaatgcttttaaagatATCTTTATTTTTCCAGGACATATTTTAAAAGCATCTCTTGTTCTTTTGCAATTGCTCCTTAAAGTCAAGAAAATGATGCAGTTTGACTAAAAAGCACAACCTCATTTAAAATCGATGCATGACCAATTATGTCCTTTTTTTGTGAGAGTAGTTCATGaaagccttgttttttttttttttagttaaatagttaaactgagcactgttcttcagaaaaatcgtTCAATTTATCCCGTTCAAAAAGATTTAATACATTGTGTTTCCTCCTAGAggaattttactattattattattatcttatgtCTTAagctgaaattatttattttaaattcaataaaacttaatattgtgtaatatttttctaatttaagattaatgttttctatttacaTATAATAAGCCGTTatgaagctgtattttcagcatcattcctccagtcttcagtgtcacatgatcctcagaaatcattctagtatgatgATTTGATGATCAAGAAACATGTTTTATCATTGTCAATACTGAAAACTGGTGCTTGCTGCTTCATAGATTTgttttcaggactctttgataAACAGATATTTCGAAAGAAATATATacgttttaacattttaattataaatgtctttactgtcacttatggaaaatataatgtgtccttgcagaataaaagcattactttcattgttttttaatatgttttcatCAGTAGTGTAAATAACATCCTAAGAATGTttcataaaatgcttttaaaagtttttattgactttttatttaaaaaaaaaaaaatgatgtacaatttacataaaaaaaagaggtTTGATTGAGGTTTGTCCCATGATGTTCATACTTctgaaaatgcttttgttttccaTATCATTATTCTCCATAAACTGGTTCCTGGTTTGTTCTGAATATTTAGTTACGGTGAAGCTGAGTGATACATTTTGCACATGAAGCCTTCATTTTCTGCACTTTTCCTTACAGTCGCTATTTAATGCttattgtggttttttgatgTTGCAGagtttttcatattaaaatgtttactttcattcCCCTCATGTCTCAGATGTCTGCTGCTTTTTTAAATTAGAGTCAGAACCTGCTTTGATATGCTAAATTTGTGAAAGTGCTTGCAGTCCTATTGTGGTTCGGCTGAATCTACTAATGGTAGTAGTGAAACAGGATATCAAAGATTGAAATATGAGTTAAGACATGAACTGGCTGATGTGGCTTTTGTTCTGTAGACTTCAAAACAAATGAGGGATGAGTTCAAACAGAGATAAATCAATTTATCTAGATTGTACAGCAATGGGAGATTTATATTGCTATTTCCTCCATagtgcaaaaagaaaacaatactgGTTTCACATTAATTTAAACAGTACAGTtgcttatatattattattcacaCTGGGATGCAGATAGCAGTAGCTTTTTTATACCCATATTTAGTATGCAAATGCAAATTTGCATGCtatcattttgtataattttgtaaTGATAAGGATAATGAATCAAATATGTGACCCACTTTTTGAAAACTCAGCTaaagtattttgtgtgtgtgtgtgatttactgttttctacaacaacaacaaaaatcatccTTCATAAGATTCTGTGAAAATGTAGCCTTCATATCTTTAATATTGACTGAGTACGGCCATGCTAAAGATTGAAGTTATGGTGAAATTAATTGTTGAAATCCAACTTGGATGCTTGTTATCTCATAATAAGAATTTGAGACTttagcctggatttcacagagagggtcacatacagtatgtagctttcaaataaataataccgGTACTAGTTAAGTTTGCAAACACACTGTTAATGGCTGACATCTTACTGTCCAGGTCACTTTCTGTTCACTAACTCAGAGGAACCATGCCATTTATCATAAATTTCAACGGTCATtcataaaaatgttctgttccactgaataaagaaagaaacacgaTATAAATTAAGTTCTGCTTCAGTAGTCATTGTGTATTAACACTTCTGCTGCAGGGGAATCATAAACCAGATCGTGACATTATTAtgattcacacagagacacagagcaatggaaaataaataacagaGAATTGGATTGAACTTTGCGGACCTCTAATGACTctgttacaaagaaaacaaacagagaaacagagacatTTGAACAGGTAGAGGTTTATCTTAATTACATTTGTTCTCTCTCACTTCCATTATGAACTTCATAATTGCTTTAAGGGACGATGTGCCGACTATCTGTGGAGATTCACTTACTCAAAAAGAAACTCAAGGATGTCCAGGTTTAAAAGAGTTTTTATCTTATTTACTCCCAAAACATGACATAGCAGCTACCACACTTACTcctggttttaaataaataacagtaataagTTCATGAGGTCATGAGAAATCAAAGAAGAGGTTCAAAGTGGGCCCACAGTAAGTGGTCCAAGATTGCTGCCATGTTCTTCAATAGTTTATTAGAAAaatccttttttaaaataaacataactgTTTTGGTTTGGGTGTGTGTAATTCACATTGTAGATCATGTATCATCAAGTTATAAAATCTCCAGACCAAAAAGAGAAAACCGGAGGTGGTCTGGGTAAGGTTGGCTAGTGGATCCATTTGTGGTTCGATTTCCTCATGATTTACAAAAGCAATGACTTCTCTGTACACTTTGTATGGACCAACATAACGGTAATGCTCGAGGTTGAATTAAGCTGTTTACTAGTTGTATGTTTTTAGgtatgtactttattattattattatattattattatttactgatataatttcagacatttcagtctcttgttacttttttaaaaactaaataaataaataaaccaactgttaaagctgcggtagggaacttctGACGCTCTAGCGCAGTAATTCTTAAAGTGAAAAGAGGACCTAAAACTCTCCTCTTTGGAGCCAGACATTCAGAAACTGATGTGTGATAAGCAGCACCACCCATCTATCTATAATAATCCTTAACATTTACCAATTGTAACCATACCAGCTCTTAAAATCTGTCCCCTCCACTGGAAGCTTCAGGTCTTGATGCTGCATCATATAGTGCAACATTGTACCAATAAACTGGTACTTGTCGCtcagatgttgttgttgttgtcattatatttagaaataattgtTGCCTACTGatgaatgcatgaaaaaaattgcatgaaaaaaatactttttattggtaacactttaaaataagctCATTGGTTAACACATTGGTTAACATtacttaatgtattaactaacaaaAACGAACAATGAACAGTAGATTAACAATAGTTCACAGTgcgttaactaatgttaaaaaaacaactaTTGATCTTAATACTGCATTAGTACATggtgaaattaacattaacatctATAAAttaattcttagttcatgttaactaatacaGTTATCTACTATTAACTAAttaaacttattgtaaagtgttacctttgaATTAATAAAAGAGAATAAGGTAACAGAGTGTGGATCTCCCCTTTATATTTTGATTTGCCACTAAGTATTAGCTATTCATTATCAAGTTTAGATTTAGATTGCCTTAAAATTAACATTCTGCCAtgatttaatcaccctcatgctGTTGCATATGGTATTATTATTTCCACTTAAAACACAAAAGGGAAAAAGTAACAGTGTTTATAACATTTTCTACACAAGGGCAATTCATAATGACCCCAGATGTCAAACTCCAGATGGAGAGGAAGTAGACATCCACACAATTTATGAAGTATATTTAAAGTATTCTGGGTTCAGTTACAGGCATAGTTTTTAATGCAATACtaaattgtatgtatttataaatattcatgatTTTCACCATTACACTTACTTGTAAATAAGTAATCGCACATATAAACTATAAGATTATGGAAATGTATGACTAGGAGTAACAGTTACAATCCAACAGTGGACTGATTAAGTAAATCATGAGCTcatttttttatcactttatcttttttaattttgctgtgtacattaattaaaatgatgtaaACTGTCTTGTGGGAAAACTAACCTA
The nucleotide sequence above comes from Carassius gibelio isolate Cgi1373 ecotype wild population from Czech Republic chromosome B3, carGib1.2-hapl.c, whole genome shotgun sequence. Encoded proteins:
- the LOC127951996 gene encoding adhesion G protein-coupled receptor E5 isoform X21, yielding MRHMYLNLVLLLALTENILMRTVCRPGEIRSGKQCVDDDECVSQPSICGRNATCFNTVGSYFCQCHEGFTPPSPHNFTEVDRIVCQDINECVVGIADCGPNTTCVNTEGGYYCTCATGYISSNGKDIFNSGQGVQCIDRDECSDPSFCGKHASCHNTAGGFYCICEAGFRLKSGGTIFNDTSELCENLMSDVLLTAIKASQLFPEFTNLASLMTNISQILNQSEPVRMKDFTKQDGKSFLQAFQNALDDLLRGGFSADSAKVSALFSIVESMLKLIGHLQSESLTRRESATTDVELLVMRGNSPPEGDFMMKTSGAQLTSHWETATGNTYLGFTTAALLSYNGLEESLNGFFDHLQTQKNETFKINSKVVTATVSNKETNSLTTPVNFTFYHLKENNEKQRPVCVFWDPELDGGAWSTWGCTTVSFSPDQTVCSCSHLSSFAVLMALYDIGDVYELRVITLVGLSLSLICFLICIVTFYFVRSIQSTRNTIHLHLCISLFIAYFVFLVGISRTENKVGCSVVAGILHYFFLASFCWMCLEGVQLFRMVVLVFNTTLRPVYMFAAGYGVPAVIVAISASVNASGYGTEKYCWLNIEDGFIWSFYGPVCVIIIVNVLFFLITISKLAEKFSSLNPDLDSLHKIKAFTITAIAQLCILGIMWVFGCFQFNENTVVMSYIFTILSSLQGVLMFIMHCWLAKQVREEYAKFLSCICTPHKRKYSEFTSNQSSKPQASRSDTHTGESHI
- the LOC127951996 gene encoding adhesion G protein-coupled receptor E1 isoform X5; translation: MRHMYLNLVLLLALTENILMRTVCRPGEIRSGKQCVDDDECVSQPSICGRNATCFNTVGSYFCQCHEGFTPPSPHNFTEVDRIVCQDINECVVGIADCGPNTTCVNTEGGYYCTCATGYISSNRKDIFNSGQGVQCIDRDECSDPSFCGKHASCHNTAGGFYCICEAGFRLKSGGTNFTDTSELCETLTENILMRTVCRPGEIRSGKQCVDENECETNPSICGRNAACFNTVGSYFCQCHEGFTPPSPHNFTEVDRIECQDINECVVGSADCGPNTTCVNTEGGYYCTCATGYISSNRKDIFNSGQGVQCIDRDECKDPSFCGKHASCHNTAGGFYCICEAGFRLKSGGTNFTDTSELCENLMSDVLLTAIKASQLFPEFTNLASLMTNISQILNQSEPVRMKDFTKQDGKSFLQAFQNALDDLLRGGFSADSAKVSALFSIVESMLKLIGHLQSESLTRRESATTDVELLVMRGNSPPEGDFMMKTSGAQLTSHWETATGNTYLGFTTAALLSYNGLEESLNGFFDHLQTQKNETFKINSKVVTATVSNKETNSLTTPVNFTFYHLKENNEKQRPVCVFWDPELDGGAWSTWGCTTVSFSPDQTVCSCSHLSSFAVLMALYDIGDVYELRVITLVGLSLSLICFLICIVTFYFVRSIQSTRNTIHLHLCISLFIAYFVFLVGISRTENKVGCSVVAGILHYFFLASFCWMCLEGVQLFRMVVLVFNTTLRPVYMFAAGYGVPAVIVAISASVNASGYGTEKYCWLNIEDGFIWSFYGPVCVIIIVNVLFFLITISKLAEKFSSLNPDLDSLHKIKAFTITAIAQLCILGIMWVFGCFQFNENTVVMSYIFTILSSLQGVLMFIMHCWLAKQVREEYAKFLSCICTPHKRKYSEFTSNQSSKPQASRSDTHTGESHI
- the LOC127951996 gene encoding adhesion G protein-coupled receptor E1 isoform X23 gives rise to the protein MRHMYLNLVLLLALTENILMRTVCRPGEIRSGKQCVDDDECVSQPSICGRNATCFNTVGSYFCQCHEGFTPPSPHNFTEVDRIVCQDINECVVGIADCGPNTTCVNTEGGYYCTCATGYISSNRKDIFNSGQGVQCIDRDECSDPSFCGKHASCHNTAGGFYCICEAGFRLKSGGTIFNDTSELCENLMSDVLLTAIKASQLFPEFTNLASLMTNISQILNQSEPVRMKDFTKQDGKSFLQAFQNALDDLLRGGFSADSAKVSALFSIVESMLKLIGHLQSESLTRRESATTDVELLVMRGNSPPEGDFMMKTSGAQLTSHWETATGNTYLGFTTAALLSYNGLEESLNGFFDHLQTQKNETFKINSKVVTATVSNKETNSLTTPVNFTFYHLKENNEKQRPVCVFWDPELDGGAWSTWGCTTVSFSPDQTVCSCSHLSSFAVLMALYDIGDVYELRVITLVGLSLSLICFLICIVTFYFVRSIQSTRNTIHLHLCISLFIAYFVFLVGISRTENKVGCSVVAGILHYFFLASFCWMCLEGVQLFRMVVLVFNTTLRPVYMFAAGYGVPAVIVAISASVNASGYGTEKYCWLNIEDGFIWSFYGPVCVIIIVNVLFFLITISKLAEKFSSLNPDLDSLHKIKAFTITAIAQLCILGIMWVFGCFQFNENTVVMSYIFTILSSLQGVLMFIMHCWLAKQVREEYAKFLSCICTPHKRKYSEFTSNQSSKPQASRSDTHTGESHI
- the LOC127951996 gene encoding adhesion G protein-coupled receptor E1 isoform X17: MRHMYLNLVLLLALTENILMRTVCRPGEIRSGKQCVDDDECVSQPSICGRNATCFNTVGSYFCQCHEGFTPPSPHNFTEVDRIVCQDINECVVGSADCGPNTTCVNTEGGYYCTCATGYISSNGKDIFNSGQGVQCIDRDECSDPSFCGKHASCHNTAGGFYCICEAGFRLKSGGTIFNDTSELCENLMSDVLLTAIKASQLFPEFTNLASLMTNISQILNQSEPVRMKDFTKQDGKSFLQAFQNALDDLLRGGFSADSAKVSALFSIVESMLKLIGHLQSESLTRRESATTDVELLVMRGNSPPEGDFMMKTSGAQLTSHWETATGNTYLGFTTAALLSYNGLEESLNGFFDHLQTQKNETFKINSKVVTATVSNKETNSLTTPVNFTFYHLKENNEKQRPVCVFWDPELDGGAWSTWGCTTVSFSPDQTVCSCSHLSSFAVLMALYDIGDVYELRVITLVGLSLSLICFLICIVTFYFVRSIQSTRNTIHLHLCISLFIAYFVFLVGISRTENKVGCSVVAGILHYFFLASFCWMCLEGVQLFRMVVLVFNTTLRPVYMFAAGYGVPAVIVAISASVNASGYGTEKYCWLNIEDGFIWSFYGPVCVIIIVNVLFFLITISKLAEKFSSLNPDLDSLHKIKAFTITAIAQLCILGIMWVFGCFQFNENTVVMSYIFTILSSLQGVLMFIMHCWLAKQVREEYAKFLSCICTPHKRKYSEFTSNQSSKPQASRSDTHTGESHI
- the LOC127951996 gene encoding adhesion G protein-coupled receptor E1 isoform X19, coding for MRHMYLNLVLLLALTENILMRTVCRPGEIRSGKQCVDDDECETDPSICGENAACFNTNGSYYCQCHEGFTTLSAHNFTQSDGILCKDINECVVGSADCGPNTTCVNTEGGYYCTCATGYISSNGKDIFNSGQGVQCIDRDECSDPSFCGKHASCHNTAGGFYCICEAGFRLKSGGTIFNDTSELCENLMSDVLLTAIKASQLFPEFTNLASLMTNISQILNQSEPVRMKDFTKQDGKSFLQAFQNALDDLLRGGFSADSAKVSALFSIVESMLKLIGHLQSESLTRRESATTDVELLVMRGNSPPEGDFMMKTSGAQLTSHWETATGNTYLGFTTAALLSYNGLEESLNGFFDHLQTQKNETFKINSKVVTATVSNKETNSLTTPVNFTFYHLKENNEKQRPVCVFWDPELDGGAWSTWGCTTVSFSPDQTVCSCSHLSSFAVLMALYDIGDVYELRVITLVGLSLSLICFLICIVTFYFVRSIQSTRNTIHLHLCISLFIAYFVFLVGISRTENKVGCSVVAGILHYFFLASFCWMCLEGVQLFRMVVLVFNTTLRPVYMFAAGYGVPAVIVAISASVNASGYGTEKYCWLNIEDGFIWSFYGPVCVIIIVNVLFFLITISKLAEKFSSLNPDLDSLHKIKAFTITAIAQLCILGIMWVFGCFQFNENTVVMSYIFTILSSLQGVLMFIMHCWLAKQVREEYAKFLSCICTPHKRKYSEFTSNQSSKPQASRSDTHTGESHI